In the Leptospira bourretii genome, one interval contains:
- a CDS encoding rhodanese-like domain-containing protein — protein sequence MKSFLIFGAIIGFLFVFVKRIQSKGEKDMVKQWIQNGAVVVDVRTQSEFAEGHYSGAMNIPVDVLPSQINRLKDKGAKIIVYCRSGARSERAKQILQASGYSSVLNAGGLSDMP from the coding sequence ATGAAATCTTTCCTGATTTTCGGAGCCATCATTGGGTTCCTCTTTGTTTTTGTAAAACGCATCCAATCCAAAGGAGAAAAAGATATGGTAAAACAATGGATTCAAAATGGGGCAGTTGTTGTTGATGTGCGAACCCAGTCAGAATTTGCAGAAGGTCATTATTCCGGTGCGATGAATATTCCTGTGGATGTTCTTCCGTCTCAAATCAATCGATTGAAAGACAAAGGGGCAAAAATTATTGTTTATTGTCGATCTGGTGCCAGGAGCGAAAGAGCCAAACAAATTTTACAAGCCAGTGGTTACTCCTCTGTTTTGAATGCAGGTGGTCTTTCCGATATGCCATAG
- a CDS encoding MBL fold metallo-hydrolase: MITNPKENLEIRPLYDLESGTWTYLILDQKSKQSVLVDPVLERLERDLNYIQELGYKLSLTVETHMHADHITSAGNLRDKTNCESYASENSGAVCASKFLKDGDSFQVGNLKFVVIHTPGHTPCSISLLLNGLYLFSGDALFVRGCGRTDFQGGSADELYNSITKKLFSLPDETIVLPGHDYKGFLSTTIGEEKRLNPRIVGKSLQEFKEIMDNLNLPEPKKIHEAVPANRACGKVS, encoded by the coding sequence ATGATTACCAATCCCAAAGAAAATTTAGAAATTCGACCACTTTATGATTTAGAATCGGGAACCTGGACCTATCTAATCCTCGATCAAAAATCCAAACAATCCGTTCTTGTTGATCCAGTACTCGAACGTTTAGAAAGAGACTTAAACTATATCCAAGAACTTGGATATAAACTATCCCTCACTGTAGAAACACATATGCATGCAGATCATATCACTTCAGCAGGAAATTTGAGGGACAAAACCAATTGTGAATCTTATGCTTCCGAAAACTCAGGTGCTGTTTGTGCTTCTAAATTTTTGAAAGATGGAGATTCATTTCAGGTTGGGAATCTTAAGTTTGTAGTCATTCATACACCTGGTCATACTCCTTGTTCCATCTCTCTTCTGTTAAATGGTTTATATCTTTTTTCTGGGGATGCACTTTTCGTACGTGGATGCGGGCGGACAGACTTCCAAGGTGGAAGTGCGGACGAATTGTACAATTCTATCACAAAAAAACTATTTTCACTTCCGGATGAAACAATCGTCTTACCAGGACATGATTACAAAGGATTTCTTTCCACAACCATTGGAGAGGAAAAACGATTGAATCCAAGAATCGTTGGAAAATCACTCCAAGAGTTTAAAGAAATTATGGACAATTTGAACCTTCCGGAACCAAAAAAAATTCATGAAGCAGTGCCAGCCAATCGTGCCTGTGGGAAAGTATCATGA
- a CDS encoding diguanylate cyclase, with translation MLKPNATDRPGQRIEDTIMAILEENPNHEEFLFQRIKELPAYHLEDSQIYSAILKVLTSLEISENESEFVWSEIIQNQTKLNQCMGRQVGFRVALFDYFTNINPKIKNPKTIEMKLFADTEKLILVDELTRLYNRRHFETALIREFKQSTRYNQNLTLLIMDIDDFKKINDTYGHTTGDEILTKVAKQITSCLRMEDTACRIGGEEFAVIFPQTNEEQALIASEKLLEACRTIQLSGKSVTLSGGIVSYPEKVKTCEEMYDLADRALYTAKYSGKNQIVAYSNEKRSSLRFDANLELLFILPDKTLKTISKNISVTGIAFDTEDDITLNESFDVKLRESDTNQEINAKIKVVRKEEFGFHKYHMAAEFLELSVEDQSKLSDLYTLHRYKSKIPTGAVS, from the coding sequence ATGTTAAAACCCAATGCAACAGACCGCCCTGGTCAAAGAATCGAAGATACCATCATGGCCATTTTGGAGGAAAATCCAAATCATGAGGAGTTTCTATTCCAAAGAATCAAAGAACTTCCTGCCTACCATTTAGAAGATTCACAAATTTATTCAGCGATCTTAAAAGTCCTCACTTCACTTGAAATTTCAGAAAATGAATCCGAATTCGTTTGGTCAGAAATCATCCAAAACCAAACCAAACTCAACCAATGTATGGGCCGCCAAGTGGGCTTTCGAGTTGCTTTATTTGATTATTTTACCAACATCAATCCCAAAATCAAAAATCCAAAAACTATAGAGATGAAACTCTTTGCTGATACCGAAAAACTGATATTAGTTGATGAACTCACTCGATTATACAACCGTAGGCATTTCGAAACCGCACTCATTCGAGAATTCAAACAATCCACAAGATACAATCAAAACCTCACTCTTCTTATCATGGACATTGATGATTTCAAAAAAATCAATGATACCTATGGTCATACCACAGGTGATGAAATTTTAACAAAGGTTGCAAAACAGATAACATCTTGTTTAAGAATGGAAGACACAGCTTGCCGCATTGGCGGTGAAGAGTTTGCAGTGATTTTTCCACAAACAAATGAAGAACAAGCACTCATTGCATCAGAAAAACTTTTGGAAGCTTGTCGCACCATCCAACTTAGCGGTAAGTCTGTGACACTTAGCGGGGGGATTGTATCTTATCCTGAAAAAGTCAAAACTTGCGAAGAGATGTATGACTTAGCAGACCGTGCCTTGTATACAGCCAAATACTCCGGCAAAAATCAAATTGTGGCTTATTCCAATGAAAAAAGAAGTAGTTTGCGTTTTGATGCCAACCTAGAACTCCTTTTCATTCTACCAGATAAAACTCTCAAAACCATTTCTAAAAATATTTCCGTAACAGGGATTGCCTTTGATACGGAAGATGATATCACACTCAACGAATCCTTCGATGTCAAACTTCGTGAATCAGACACCAATCAAGAAATCAATGCAAAGATCAAAGTAGTCAGAAAAGAAGAATTTGGATTTCACAAGTACCATATGGCTGCTGAATTTTTGGAACTCTCAGTCGAAGACCAATCCAAACTTTCTGACTTGTATACTTTACACCGATACAAATCAAAGATTCCTACCGGTGCCGTATCATAA